The following are encoded in a window of Castanea sativa cultivar Marrone di Chiusa Pesio chromosome 5, ASM4071231v1 genomic DNA:
- the LOC142636138 gene encoding calcium-dependent protein kinase 21-like: MGCCSSKRKPRNPDVINGYGSNIQNYQAQPVFVPHNKVSAPQTQTTQPRHHHHHQQQQHQQQQQQQQQQSYHPTKPQPQTQPQPPNPSPAKPAPKNIIAMQKPETILGKPFDDIKQYYTLGKELGRGQFGITYLCTENSTGRTYACKSILKRKLVSKNDREDMKREVQIMQHMSGQPNIVEFRGAYEDRYSVHLVMELCAGGELFDRIIAQGQYSEKAASGICRAIVNVVNVCHFMGVMHRDLKPENFLLSTKDEGAMLKATDFGLSVFIEEGKVYHDIVGSAYYVAPEVLQRNYGKEIDIWSAGVILYILLSGVPPFWAENEKGIFDAVLQGELDFKSEPWPLISESAKDLIRKMLTKDPKKRITAAQVLEHPWIKGGQASDKPIDGAVLLRMKQFRAMNKLKKLALKVIAQNLSEEEIKGLKVMFTNMDTDNSGTITYEELKTGLARMGSRLSEVEVKQLMEAADVDGDGTIDYIEFISATMHRHRLERDDHLYKAFQYFDKDSSGYITRDELEAAMKEYGMGDEASIKEIISEVDTDNDGRINYEEFSTMMRSGMPQPAKLL; the protein is encoded by the exons ATGGGTTGCTGTTCTAGCAAGAGAAAGCCTCGAAACCCAGATGTAATCAATGGGTATGGATCAAATATCCAAAATTACCAAGCCCAACCAGTTTTTGTGCCTCATAATAAAGTCTCAGCCCCTCAAACTCAAACCACACAACCTaggcaccaccaccaccaccaacaacaacagcatcagcaacagcaacagcaacagcaacagcaatcATATCATCCGACAAAGCCACAGCCACAGACACAGCCACAGCCACCAAATCCTAGTCCAGCAAAACCTGCACCCAAAAACATTATAGCTATGCAGAAACCAGAAACCATTCTAGGCAAGCCCTTTGATGACATTAAACAGTACTATACACTTGGAAAAGAACTGGGTAGAGGTCAATTTGGCATCACGTATCTGTGCACTGAGAACTCAACTGGTCGTACTTATGCCTGCAAATCCATTCTGAAACGTAAGCTTGTGTCCAAGAACGATAGAGAGGATATGAAGAGAGAGGTTCAGATTATGCAGCACATGTCTGGTCAGCCAAACATTGTGGAATTCAGGGGTGCTTATGAGGATAGGTACTCTGTGCACCTTGTGATGGAGCTTTGTGCTGGGGGTGAGCTTTTTGATAGGATAATAGCACAAGGCCAGTATTCTGAGAAGGCTGCCTCAGGTATTTGTAGGGCCATTGTTAATGTGGTCAATGTTTGCCATTTCATGGGTGTGATGCATCGTGATCTTAAGCCTGAGAATTTCTTGCTGTCTACTAAGGATGAAGGGGCTATGTTGAAAGCAACAGATTTCGGGTTGTCTGTCTTCATTGAGGAAG GAAAGGTGTATCATGATATAGTAGGCAGTGCTTATTATGTTGCTCCTGAAGTATTGCAGCGTAATTATGGAAAGGAAATAGATATTTGGAGTGCAGGAGTTATCTTGTACATTCTTCTTAGTGGTGTACCTCCATTTTGGGCAG AAAATGAAAAGGGAATATTTGATGCTGTACTGCAAGGAGAACTTGACTTTAAAAGTGAACCATGGCCGTTGATTTCAGAGAGTGCAAAAGATCTAATCAGGAAGATGCTGACAAAGGACCCAAAAAAGCGGATCACTGCCGCACAAGTTCTTG AGCATCCATGGATTAAAGGTGGGCAAGCATCAGACAAGCCAATAGATGGTGCAGTGCTCTTGAGAATGAAGCAATTTAGGGCAATGAATAAGCTCAAGAAACTGGCACTAAAG GTCATTGCACAAAATCTATCTGAAGAAGAAATTAAAGGTCTTAAAGTAATGTTCACAAACATGGACACTGACAACAGTGGTACAATCACTTACGAAGAACTGAAGACAGGTTTGGCTCGGATGGGTTCACGACTGTCAGAGGTTGAAGTCAAGCAACTCATGGAAGCT GCTGATGTAGATGGAGATGGAACGATTGACTACATTGAATTTATCTCTGCTACAATGCATAGACACAGACTAGAAAGAGATGATCACCTATACAAAGCATTTCAGTATTTTGATAAGGATAGCAGTGG GTATATTACGAGAGATGAGTTAGAGGCGGCTATGAAGGAGTACGGAATGGGTGATGAAGCAAGCATCAAAGAAATTATTTCTGAGGTGGATACAGATAAT GATGGGAGGATCAACTACGAGGAGTTTTCCACGATGATGAGAAGTGGAATGCCACAGCCAGCCAAACTATTATAG